Sequence from the Mauremys reevesii isolate NIE-2019 linkage group 5, ASM1616193v1, whole genome shotgun sequence genome:
CCccagcacttgaactttgtggaACTGTTTCTTTTGTCTGTTTCGGTCTGTCCTTTTGATGGTAAGATCCAGGGGAACTTGCGAAGCCGAGATGGGCACATCCTCCCACTCCAACGATATCAGCcaatacagcgctgcaactggTCCTTGTCACCCCTCCCACTGCCATCCCTGTGGCGTCATGCCCTTTGGTGGCCTCAATAAAATGACACTGGTAAGAACTGGGGCTGGGCCTGTTTCTTTGAATTAAACATGGATGGTGATCACGTGTTCTCCATGTTTGGTGATGGTttggaccctaccaaattcatggtccgtTTTGGTAAATATGGGCACAAGATTTAAAAACTTACATTTCATGgtttcagatttttaaagctgaaatgtcagtgttgtagctgtgggggtcctgatccaaaaggggaGGGTTACAAGGctattggggaggggaggagcgggtCATGGCATTGCCATCCTTAGGTctgtactgctgctgctggcagtgctgccttcagagccgggcgcCTGGCTGGCCGCCGCCGCTCTccccgctgccttcagagccgggcgcCTGGCCGGCCGCCGCCTCTCTCCGCGCTGTCTTCAGAGCCGGCCGCCCGGCCGGCCGCTGCTGCTCTccgcgctgccttcagagctggccgCTGCTGCTCTccgcgctgccttcagagccggacAGCCGCCGCCGCTCTccccgctgccttcagagccaggcGCCTGGCCGGCCGCCGCTGCTCTccccgctgccttcagagccgccgcccgccagccactgctctccCTGCCTTCAGAGCCAGGCGCCTGGCCGCCGCTGCTGCTCTccgcgctgccttcagagccggccGCCCGGCCGGCCACTGCTCTCCcccctgccttcagagccggcCGCCCGCCGCTGCTCTCCCCCCTGCCTTCAGAGCCCCGCGCGCCGCTCTCCcccctgccttcagagccggcCGCCTGGCCGGCCGCCGCCGCTCTCccccctgccttcagagctgggcgcccggctGGCCGCCACTGCTCTccccgctgccttcagagccagcCGCCCGGCCAGCCACCGCTCtcccgctgccttcagagccgccGCCCGCCGCTGCTCTCGCTGCCTTCAGAGGGCGCCTGGCCGCCGCCTCCGCGCTGTCTTCAGAGCCGGCCGCCCGCCGCCGCTGCTGCTCtcgcgctgccttcagagctggccgCTGCTGCTctccgctgccttcagagccggacAGCCGCCGCCGCTCTccccgctgccttcagagccggccGCCCGGCCGCCACCGCCACTctcgctgccttcagagccgccGCCCGGCCGCCACTGCTctccgctgccttcagagctggccgCCCGGCCGCCGCCGCTCTCCCCTGCCTTCAGAGCCGCCGCCCGCtgccactgctctcccctgccttcagagccggcCGCCCGCCGCTGCTGCTccgtgctgccttcagagccggccGCCCGCCTCTGCTCTCCCCGCTGCCTTCAGTGCCGGCGGCCCGTCCGCTGCCGCCGCCTCCCCTGCCTTCAGAGCCAGGCGCCTGGCCGGCCGCCGCTGCTCTccccgctgccttcagagccggctGCCCATCCGGCTGCCGCCGCTCTCCCCCCTGCCTTCAGAGCCAGGCGCCTGGCCGGCCGCCGCTGCTCTccccgctgccttcagagccgggccCCCGGCTGCCGCCGCTCTCcccattgccttcagagctgggcgcccggccgccagccaccctgctgtaaaggcagcacagaagtaagggtggcaatactgcaactccCCTACAGtagccagatttcacagtctgggATGCGTTTTTCActgctgtgaatttggtagggcccaagtgatggcaggacaggaagtaatcagctttatctgcagcaagggcgatttaggaaagaacaggttagagacacacctgtcagggatggtctagtttaaagcaagcccaggctaGTAGTGACTGGAAGTTGCCATCTGATGGTTGGTTTGTGAAAGCAATTAATTATCTTATTCCAGTTCCAGGCGGCCAGCTGATCACGTCACGGTTCTCATCCACCGCTGTGGAACAGCCATGTCCTCATCTTATCCCAGAGTCAGACCgtccaggagaggggtggggctgagtgctgGGTGAAGGACACACTACTGCCGCTGTGACCCAGTCCTGCCTGGCCTTTGTTCCTGCCAATCCAGCCCTGACGTTACACCCTGTGGGTGGAGAGTTTCACACAACTCTGTGACTCTGCAGGCACcgaaagccccagcgctgggccgAGCCGGGCAGGGTGGATGGTGGTTCTCCTGACCATGTGGTCCTCTGGACTTGGAGCAAAGCCGCCCCTGAAACAGGCACTAACCCTACACATGCAGCACTCCCCGTCAGAAATACAGCTCAGCAGCAGCcattccttccccagccctgttgAGCAAATCTGGAACAACCCAAGCACGGAGCCTTGCGTCAGAGCTCGAAACACCCGGGCCTCAATTGATGTTGTTTTGCCCAGTTATAAATCTCGATACACCCACTAATGGGAGGTCAAGAAATCAGACGGCTGAGAGCTTCAGTCTTTATTAGAGAGATTAAAGAAGAGGTTCATGTTACAAATGAATATAGACCATTATCCTGCAACTAGAGCCCCGACAGCGTGAAGGCAAACGCCAGCTGGCACCTGTGGCGCGAGACAGGtcctgggagctggagggggcatGATCTAGTGGGATCCAGACTTAGCCTTCGGCCTGCCCAGCAGAGTGGAAGGAACCAGGTAGCAGGGCTGCAGTCCACACACTCCTTGCCACACACTCCAGCCCTAGTGCCACTCAGCCACCTTCAGCTAACAGGTGTGCAGGGCgagcagcactttgcaggatcgggTCTGAGCGTATCCTGGCTCAGTGGAACCTGCCGTCTGATGGGGAACTTTCCCAGTGCATCAACCCTGGAACATGCCAGTGCCCTGGGCCCCTTCCGCTGCAACGGCAGAGACCCTTCAAATTACAGGGCCACTTATGAATCCTGACTGCAGCATTCAGGAGACGATAGCAAGGCTCCGATCCGTGGGAGTGTCACATGTACACTGGGTTCCAAatcgggggggcagggctgccccatCTCCCTCCTCTGTTCCCAACAGCCTCCACCATCCTCCCCATTGCTAATTATAACTCCTTCCTTCTCATCTCCAGCAgcccacatccccccccccccccgcactacTCCAAACGTGGCCTCCACGCACAGAGCTCTCTGCtcattcctccctgcccccttgctgGCCTCGCGGCTGAGGCAGACCTACTGGGGGAAGGTGGGTGTATAGGGGGACAGGGTGAAGGGGGGTCCAGGCAGGGGCAAAGCCACACTGGTCTAGATTGGTCCCAcacccagcactgccccccaTCAGACCCTGCGCTCTCTAGCGTACGGCCCCAAGCCCCCTAGAACCTGGCCAAGCCTTAACCCAGAGCAGCCGCGTGTTAAAGCTTCCCACGAGTTAGAAGCAGAACCTGGCTCAGAACCACCTGAGCATTAGAGGTGTAAAAGGGGTCAAGATCTGAACCCAGCTGGGAACTTTGCGACCCTCCTGCCCTGTAACGGGccaagccagccccaccctgctctgacccctcccccactgcgAAGCATTCCAGATCCAGGGCCAGCTTCAACCACCTCGCGTTGAACCGCTGTGCTCCTGCCTCCACTGGGAATCATGGTCCCAGGGCCAGAGCCGAAGCCTCTCGCTCAATGGACTTGGGACCTGACTGAAGTGAagggggcaggatcaggcccttgaacAGTATAAGGTATTAGAGGCTCCCGTCACCTTGCAGTCTCCAGGGAACGCGTCAGGCTCGTGCGCCTCCCGGCTTGGCTTTCCAGACTTAGTGAAATTGGCCTTTCTTTCACTGAGCAAAGCATGGAAATTCAGGAGCAGGCTTCAAAGGAGGAAACGGCAGCAGAAAGTTCATCGCAGCATGTAGACAACACACGAAGGGAAGAGGGTTTGTTCTCGGGTAGGTCCAGCATCACAATTACTGTTAGGACCTGGCCCTTCAGTCCTTCCTCCCACAAGGACCCCTCACTCCTGCTAGGAGtcgcactgacttcagtagggctacGAGCCAGAATACAGGTCTCGGGATCAGATGTGTGTATGTACACACGCATGTTGAGTCCATGGGTTAAAGAATGGGCTTGCGGAGTATTATTGTGTAACCCCGAACGCAGAAAGcaaaacagacattttaaaaaccatccTGAtactgcccagagtgcaccaagGACCCAAGCGATTTTGTACCCGGCTGAGCTGGGCTCTACCATTTCAAAAGGCAGAGTCACCCGCAAAACACTCAAACAAATGGACCTTTTTTTTGCGACTTTATTTTTAGAATTCCGTTAAAAAGCCCTTAAAATACCCAACCCAAAATTTAAATAATGCAACAGGCGGAGCAGACCAGATCaagccaggtgctccagaggagCCGGAGACAGCTCAGGGCTAGGGGAACAGCCTTGGATCTGGAGAGGACGATACAGTGGCAGGTGGCGACAGTCCAACCTCTTCCGCTGCTGCCCTGGCCGCCGTGTGCAACCCCACTGTATCTTCTTGCGAAGGCTGAGCCAAAACTCACCCAACGTGCAGAGCAACAGAtctgctggggaagctggaaatCTACTGACCCGTCGAAACTACCAGGGAAGAAGGTTCCAGTCACTTAAAAGACCTGCATAGGAGTGGACCCTGCTTTTTAGGATAAATGCGCTGAGCCTCAGCCACCCTGCTTATCTACTGGTGGCTTCTTCAGCCAATTAGAAGACACCTGAGGACAGTGGACCAATCACCAGCACAACACACAGATGGGGGGAGTGGCTTGATGCTCTTGTGCCAGGTTATGGTAAAATGTTTGAGTGAGGCCTGGCTTACAGGCGATCCAGGAAGAGCCGCGTGAAGCAGCATTGTGCAAGCAGATGGGGAAAGAGATGATCATGAGAAAGGGGCTGCCTAGCCGGGCCAGAGGCTCTCAAGTGGTCAGCCTGTTCCCCTACGTCTGTGCGGTGCAGAGAGCGAGTTGGAAAATGCACACCCCCCCCAGTCAGTATTTCAGACGTCCCAGGTTTGCACCCACACTGTGTCCGTCTCTTAGTGCCTTGCCTGGCCTGGCCACTGGGCCTAGGTGGAAGTGGGAGTATCCTGGTGAAGCCAGTGGGGTTGTGCTGGCTTACGctagaggtgaatctggcccatggCAGTTGATTCCTGTATTCGCTTGTGGTTATGGGCTGGCTCCAGAACAGCCTCAGGCTCCGGCAGCCTCGTTCCTTAGACGTGAGGAGTCCGAGCCCACATCCTCAGAGAGATTTTTAGGTGCCTGACTTCCATGGATTTCAACAGGAGGGATTTCTCTCTTCTGAACCCCATCTCCGAAACAAACCCACACAGAGAcacttcctctctcctccagGCACCCTCATCTTGCCTGAGTTTAGGCTTCTGGCGCCACTCGGCCGAAAAATATAAACCTCTGGCCGACCTGGCGGGTCCTGCTAGCACAGGATGATCCCCCCCGTGCATTACTCTTTCCCCTTGTTACGCTTTATCCACACGGTACCATTTCATTTGAGATTGGCAGTGTGCACCTGCCATTGTTTGCAATGCCCCTGCTATCTTACAGCTCCTCTAGTGCGCTCTGGCCTCTCAGACTCTGGGATATCTGCCTGCCCGCCCGGAAATAGTTACTAAGGAAGTCATCTGGCGGTGACAGTGAATGATGCGGTGATGTCTGAATTTAGCTGGCTACCAGCTGCAGCACAATAATTCCAGTGGGAATCACCCAGTGAGTTTGGATtgtggagtttgggggcaggcgggggctgtTCTTCAAGGCCAATCCCTTCAACAAATCCATCCAGAAGGCTCCAAGACCTTCCCTTTCTCTCCCCACTACCAGAAGGTCCATGGAGGCTGCATCATTTCATAGGCGGGGATGCTGGTAACGTTGACGGGGATGGAGATGATGGCCCAGGGGAGTCCATGCTGTTCCAAGGAGCGTCGGATCATGTACCTAGAGAGACAGAGACCCGCATATTGATGCAGTGAGTCGGGAAAGAGCAGCTCGGTCCGTAGGCGCGCGCTGGAGCCAACGAAGAGTGCAACGTCAAGACCCACTCAACCCCACAGAacaaattccactgactccaCTAAGGGTCTCACTTACAGGGCCTGATTCGGGGAGGCACTTCCCTCTGAGGTCAGTGGGAGCTAAGTGAAGTCACTTCACCCttcccatgcaggggcggctctgggaattgcgctgccccaagcagggcggcacgccgcggggggcgctctggcggtcgccggtcctgcggctccggtggacctcctgcagacgtgcttgcggagggtccgctggtcccggaggtccaccgaagccgcgggaccagcggaccctccacaggcacgtctgcgggaggtccaccggagccgcctgccgccctcccgcggcccgccgccccaagcacacgcttggtgcgctggggtctggagccagccctgttcccATGGGACACTCAGCACCTTGTAGAATCCGGCCTTCATCAGGGGAGGCCTGAATTTTCTTACAGCTGCTCCGGCAACCTGCCAGGAGACTGAGCGCTGCACTTAAGCTGCCTAAACAATTTCCATGTTTAAGAATCAAGCGAGGCAGCCACATGGGATTGCAGATGCCTCTTGCTTGCTGGATGAACAGGGATGGCTGAGTGGAGCACCACAGTGGCTCATCAGCACTGggccagccctggagagagagaggctatGCCCTGCAGTTTATGTTCTCTGCTTTAAGCACTAGCTTTATCATTTATTCTCCATCACAATGCTGTAGATAAAAGTaacttcagtctccatggccaGAGCCCATGGGCGGGGGCATGGACATTAAAGATCTGGAGAATATCTGAGGTGGTGGAAACAAAGGTGCCAGTGCTATCTTCATTTCATCCACACAACcacactgactttaatggggctgCCTGGGTACAATGGGCACAATCTGTGAAGATATGGGGGGGTGCGCACGTTGGGGAAAGGCACCTACCCGTCCCTGCCCAGGAGGAAGAGAGCAGGAATGTCCGCCGTCAGCCTCGTGCTGTCCTGGATCATTTCGACGTAGAAGCTGTCGTTGTCATATGCGTTATCGGCGATAATCACCGCCCTCCCGCCGTGCTCCTGGACGACCCGCGTCTTCGACAAGAAGGAACAACCCCTGCGGCAGAAAATAATGCTGTGTCTCAGAGACCCACTCGGCCGGCTGTCTGCACAGCACGATGCCTATGTCTCCTCCTTCAAAGACATCACCCCTTCCCAACTGATGTGGTTCGTGCACTTCATACAATCGCTGCCCGCGAGAGCAAAGGGTGAAAAGGTCCACACTTATGTTTGAGCGGGGGAATAGGAAGCGAATGACCCATTTTAACCAAAGGATTTTTATTGTTCATAATAATAATAGGGACCTCTCTATCTGTGCTTCACCAACATTCTCCCGACACCCTGGAGACATCGGTGAGGGAGCAGgcgaggaaactgaggcagggtggtgctgtgatttgcccaaggatGCAGAGGgaatctgtgtcagagctggggttaggattctgcagcacctggctcccaggcctgtgctcGGACCGGGCCTCATTAACATTACTGTCTCAGCAAActtggtaattaaccattggaacaacttaccaagggttgtggtggattctccatcactggacgGTTTTAAATCAAACTCGGCTGTTTGTCTAAAAGCTCTGCCttaggccagagacctgccccacaagaATGCCTGTTAGACAGAAGGGCAGACTGcggtcccttctgggcttgggATCTATGAAATCATCTCCCCTAAATCTCTTCTTTGACTTTCTCAGTCTTCAGGGCACCTCAGCGACACTCTCCAGTGCTTGTAGGGTAACACTCCACCCCAAGAGCAAGTGAGCGACTGTGCTGGCGTGTACGGCCCCCCATCACCCAGCACCAGCTGTGATTGCTGGCCTGTCTGGGACGTTGTCCTACCACTAACACTTGCCCAGCAATCCTCCACTGGCGCAGCCCTGGGCACAGCACGCAAAGCTGCTGGCATCCACAGACTCCTTTGCTAACAGTGCCTGGGAGATAGCTGCTGGCTGACCGGCGGGCGGGGAGCAGGTGGTCTCGCTCCCACGGAGCAGGTGCTCTTGTCGCAAAAAAATGCTGATCCAGCATAATCAGCGGCCTGACACAGTCCACCTACCCACAAtgggaggtgtgactgcagcacgcGTGGGTGTACCAAGCTGGCTTTGAGTGAGCTAACCAGCAAGAAACAGCAGTGATGCCGCAGCAGCTGCCACTAGCcgcctgactgcagtgtagacagacccccaGAGTCTCAGCATGCCAGACGTCCCTTCTCCGCCTGGGAATGCATCCCCCCAACTCAGAACTGGGGCggtggtggggcagggtggagctgGCTGGCCGTGGCGGTGCCCATGCTGGACCTGTTCTGTGGTTATTAGCCAGAAGACTTCAGCCTCCTCTACCCAAGCCCCAGTGGCCAGGGGAAAGGTGGCTGCTTTAGGAAAATGGTCCCAGTGAGTAGGGCCTGTCCAGGCTCCTGGCTGCTAGCCCACATGGCTGTTCTCAGAATGCCGGGGCTAAGAGCCTGCGTGAGCAGAGGGGCCGTTGCGGGGCTGAATTCCCCCTGGCACGATGCCTAGCTGCACCAGGCCCACCGCGAGGAGGCAGGAGCTTGACAGCAGGCCCGGGAGGAGTGGAGTTGAGGGGCAGCGTTGGTCCCTGCTCAGTTTCCTGCAGGAAACCCAGGAGGGCGTTAACAATTCCTGAAGCTACATTAGTcccctcagcagctgctgctactgaGTAAGTGACAGCAGTCCCATGCCAGACGTCTCCAGCCCCGACTGAGCTGGGATGTTTCATTCTTGGCAGGCCCCCtcgtctgtggggctgggaggctcatGCCACAGCCCCCTAAATGTCTCAGGAGAAGGGGTGATGCCCCAAACACTGCCCAAGGTGAACCTTCGAGCTGGCAGAGGATTCCCTGGGGAAGGGGTACATGCCTGGCCTGTTTCCTTTCTattaaacagcagcagctgccttccGTGCGGGACCTCTCCGGACAGACATACGGCAGAGGGGAAGCTGACGATGGAGTCAGTTTTGTCAGCCTAGAAAGTAACAGGGGCCTGGAGACTAATCACGTTTCAGGTGTTGTCTACAAGGAGCAAATGACCAGCGTACATAtaactccccaggtggacttcCCAGCCCGGGAGAAGTGTGTCCACACAAGGAGTTTTACTGACATAACCAGCAGTATAGTGACCTCAGTAATATTCTCCAAGCAGAGGAGCCTCTACTGTCAGGGGACTATGACAAAAATGAACATGAGCCGAAATCTCCACGGGACCGTTCCCCAGGCAGGTGCTCTGCGACGTGCCAGATTTCGTTCTGCCCGATGGAAAAAAGCCAACCCGCCCACTCCCTGCACACGCTGTTCTAGAATCACACTAGAAatagcccctccaccccccacaatCGGTAAAACCGATATGTCATCCAACCTACCCACGCTCCACCAGGGCGATCTGATCTTGGATGAAGACTCCATTGTTTAGCTCCCCGCATGCCTCCGGAGGGTCTGCCGGGACCAGGTGTATCTGCTCGTATCTCGTGTTctcggagaggaaagaaaagcagcAGACTGGGAGTAAAGGCGGGGGCAGCACTAGGGGCTGGGTGGCTGGGTTTGCTAACGTAGGTCTATTCTGGGGCCTGCAGCGACAGGCTTTATTTGTTCTGGGTAAGGCCAGCTTCACAGATCACTTCTCACTGTCCTGCCTCTAACTAAACCTGAAGAAAACTATAGAGACAGTCAGATCTGGCCTTGTTATTGCTAGACTGCTACATACTCTGCCGTCTATAGCACCTAAGGGTCTAATATTAAAACCTGATGGAGCTATCAGAGGAGTGTGAGAACAATGTAGTGGCTAGTGTTTCCTCTTCCTTGCTACAGCATCTTTCTGCCAACGATTCCTCAACCCCCACAACAGCCACGGCAGGTGGGCCAAGCTTATtacccccattgtacagatggagaaactgaggcacagagcaggtcCTTGATGTGGCCAGAGACAcacagtgagtctgtggcagagcagggaacagtactTCGGTCTCCGGACTCGCAGTTCTGGGCTCTAAGCCCTGGATGGCCCTCCCTCTCCTGGCTCCAGCGTGAGAGGCTCTAAGCCCTGGATGGCCCTCCCTCTCCTGGCTCCAGCGTGGGAGGCTCTAAGCCCTGGATGGCCCTCCCTCTCCTGGCTCCAGCGTGAGAGGCTCTATGCCCTGGATGGCCCTCCCTCTCCTGGCTCCAGCGTGGGGGGCTCTATGCCCTGGATGGCCCTCCCTCTCCTGGCTCCAGTGTGGGGGGCTCTATGCCCTGGATGGCCCTCCCTCTCCTGGCTCCAGTGTGGGGGGCTCTATGCCCTGGATGGCCCTCCCTCTCCTGGCTCCAGTGTGGGGGGCTCTATGCCCTGGATGGCCCTCCCTCTCCTGGCTCCAGCGTGGGAGGCTCACAGTGCCATCCGTCCTGCGGGAGACCTGGCAGGGAATTACAGGGAGGTCCCGACTAAGGCAGTTGTTCTTAGGGACCCAGGATTGGACAGGAGTGTCTCCCCGTGAACTGGTGTTCACTGTGTACGTGTCCATAACCAGACAACGTAGCTCCCTGCCTTTGATCTCCCTGGCCTGTGAGGGCTGTCCCAGATGCTGGGCGTGGTAGAGAACTGCCTCAGCTTCGGGCAGGTCTGCTCATGTGTTTCTTACTGAACTCATCCCCCCTCGCCCCCTTCTTTTTTATTACAGGGCCAAGGTCCCGTTTGTGCAGGTCACTGAATCACAGTTTGCAGAGTGGACAGGCGCTGCCGGCTTGTCAGTCCATCGGAGCCGGCCCCACATTGGCTGCTTGGGTCACTCTGCCagctcactccctctgggacgTGATTCTCCATGGCCCCGTGCCTTGCACCTCGCGTGGTCCTTTCCTCCCGTGCAAAGGGGTGACAAGATGAGCAAGGTGGCGTCTCTCACCCACTTGGCGCCACACcaggtgcagggcaatggtgaATGAggccccagggttgtgagttcaatccctgagggggccatttagggatctgggacaaaaatctgtctggggattggtcctgctttgagcagggggttggactagatgacctcctgaggtcccttccaacccagatattctatgataagaCTTTACCATGCCAAGCAGGACGCCCTGCTGATGGTGGAGAAATGGCACCATACGGCAGTATCCCTTTGTTCTAGTATAAAGAGAATCTAGGGTCCAGATCTTCACAAGTAAGTAGGCTCCTAatgctcattgatttcagtggaagttaggagcctaaatagctTTCAAGATCTGGGCCTAGAAGCTCAGAGGTAgggtc
This genomic interval carries:
- the LOC120406782 gene encoding protease-associated domain-containing protein 1 isoform X2; its protein translation is MQSSLLWGSLRWGLRVHEYLYFQVLSPGDIRYIFTATPAKDFRGVFNTRYEQIHLVPADPPEACGELNNGVFIQDQIALVERGGCSFLSKTRVVQEHGGRAVIIADNAYDNDSFYVEMIQDSTRLTADIPALFLLGRDGYMIRRSLEQHGLPWAIISIPVNVTSIPAYEMMQPPWTFW
- the LOC120406782 gene encoding protease-associated domain-containing protein 1 isoform X1; the encoded protein is MLFSTGRWLRLALCLCAWPSVDGLRVHEYLYFQVLSPGDIRYIFTATPAKDFRGVFNTRYEQIHLVPADPPEACGELNNGVFIQDQIALVERGGCSFLSKTRVVQEHGGRAVIIADNAYDNDSFYVEMIQDSTRLTADIPALFLLGRDGYMIRRSLEQHGLPWAIISIPVNVTSIPAYEMMQPPWTFW